The Vigna unguiculata cultivar IT97K-499-35 chromosome 6, ASM411807v1, whole genome shotgun sequence genome contains a region encoding:
- the LOC114189200 gene encoding E3 ubiquitin-protein ligase At4g11680-like → MASFPSNSASEHSMASAQSSSSPSFMTRVAMRVSRSRWFTFLRRVFHYQNGPRSDLGSNPFNSSTWMMLELVALLIQITSTTLTLAISKTEKPIWPMRVWIAGYDTGCVLNLLLLCGRYYQLHVTQGGALNLSDLEQQRNNEESSVLRGSHLMDKCRSSLELFFAIWFVMGNVWAFDSRFGSFQQAPKLQVLCMILLAWNAICYSFPFLLFLLLCCCVPLMSTLLGYNMSMGSSARGASDDQISQIPSWRYKAAHTNLDFANDSQTTQRLINDDPECCICLAKYKDKEEVRQLPCSHLFHQKCVDQWLRIISCCPLCKQGLQR, encoded by the exons ATGGCTTCTTTTCCTTCAAATTCTGCATCAGAACATAGCATGGCCAGTGCACAAAGCAGCTCCTCACCTTCTTTCATGACTAGAGTGGCCATGAGAGTCTCTAGATCAAGATGGTTCACCTTCTTGAGAAGAGTATTCCATTACCAAAATGGACCAAGATCTGATCTTGGCTCCAACCCTTTCAATTCTAGCACTTGGATGATGCTGGAGTTGGTTGCTTTACTGATCCAGATAACAAGCACAACACTCACTTTGGCCATTTCAAAGACCGAGAAGCCTATTTGGCCTATGAGGGTGTGGATAGCAGGTTATGATACTGGGTGTGTTCTTAATCTGCTGCTACTTTGTGGCCGCTACTATCAACTCCATGTGACTCAAGGAGGTGCTCTTAACCTTTCTGATTTGGAGCAGCAGAGAAACAATGAAGAATCAAG TGTTCTGAGGGGATCACATTTGATGGACAAATGCAGAAGTTCACTAGAGCTTTTCTTTGCCATATGGTTTGTGATGGGCAATGTTTGGGCCTTTGACTCGCGTTTTGGGTCATTTCAACAAGCACCAAAACTGCAGGTGCTATGCATGATTCTACTAGCTTGGAATGCAATATGCTACTCTTTCCCTTTTCTGCTGTTTTTGCTCTTGTGCTGCTGTGTTCCATTGATGAGCACCCTCCTTGGATACAACATGAGCATGGGCTCCTCTGCAAGAGGGGCATCAGATGATCAAATCTCACAAATCCCAAGTTGGAGATACAAAGCTGCTCACACCAACTTGGACTTTGCCAATGACTCTCAAACCACTCAAAGATTGATCAATGATGATCCA GAATGCTGCATTTGCTTGGCCAAGTACAAAGACAAAGAAGAAGTTAGGCAATTACCTTGTTCCCATTTGTTCCACCAAAAATGTGTGGATCAATGGCTAAGAATCATATCATGTTGCCCTCTTTGTAAACAAGGATTACAAAGGTAG
- the LOC114186671 gene encoding uncharacterized protein LOC114186671: MPYLTNTGKVCDRRNMEPKAEYQKPPKTMLKKLSDKLPELDVEILKKNSHMLVSPTSQTLNMKKSPGRVNCLCSPTTHAGSFRCRHHRSYDMRRGKSIGSNLAELGSKAGPISDSLNAQ, from the exons ATGCCATATCTCACAAACACAG GAAAAGTTTGTGATAGAAGAAATATGGAGCCAAAAGCTGAATATCAAAAGCCACCAAAGACGATGCTTAAAAAATTGTCTGATAAACTCCCTGAGTTGGACGTTGAAATACTAAAGAAGAACTCACACATGCTTGTGTCACCAACTTCTCAAACCCTAAACATGAAAAAATCACCTGGGAGGGTGAATTGTCTATGCTCACCCACCACACATGCTGGTTCCTTTAGATGTCGCCACCATCGATCTTATGACATGCGTAGAGGAAAATCGATTGGTTCCAACCTCGCAGAATTGGGTTCAAAAGCTGGTCCAATAAGTGACTCACTCAATGCTCAATAG